One window of the Candidozyma auris chromosome 6, complete sequence genome contains the following:
- a CDS encoding alpha/beta hydrolase family protein, whose amino-acid sequence MVVGGHLSTKDVEIPPREIKVKIPGGVAGTLAVPHAADLNGDDKYKFASPTKRVVLILHGQGGHRDYCYQKLLSHKLAAELGMYSFRIDFRGCGDSDDYEDETLGRTLDSDVADIQASASYLTDGSKNALGIDFEIAAIVAHSRGGVAMFLWAMQQDELLKSEPSKAIYVPNLVNMSSRFESKTVYDRYPNDQDDPWEYLYQTGLRYGKWEKYKIPRNEIDELSKPDLTKLRDLSPKWAVLSVYGMDDDIIPKVDSAHYANHLNRGPYSHELQLIPGADHNFYGTEPIEDEDDAELRNPLGLPLNKNKLVNFNYLAAAYVLRFLQPKEESTRFFHLSKAIDYIPRWKVVDGVANFRDLGGWQITKPRYRQVAQDGSVWIRPNYIFRCANTNLVTPIGKEALRALNVKTVYDLRSNQECNKDGVAELKDQGIDVIFNPVFANEDASPQALALKTANLLTHWDTYVNLYDNMLEEGFESFKKMFRHICDHPEKPFVYHCTAGKDRTGVFAMLVLRFVGVDKHTIAREYDLTTHGLKPDHPRIAKAFQNGLERFKAKINLKDLEALVSRGREGWTLEKDGLENLLSSRYEAMLATIDLLDEKYGGVVSYMKDVLGFSDSDLRKIYDNLVTRASSRSNLDAKF is encoded by the coding sequence ATGGTTGTAGGAGGCCATTTGAGTACCAAGGACGTTGAAATCCCACCCAGGGAGATTAAAGTCAAGATTCCTGGTGGTGTCGCCGGAACTTTGGCTGTCCCACATGCAGCTGACTTGAATGGGGACGACAAGTACAAATTCGCTTCCCCTACGAAGAGAGttgttttgattcttcATGGCCAAGGAGGCCACCGTGATTACTGCTACCAAAAATTGTTGTCTCACAAATTGGCAGCGGAATTAGGCATGTACTCGTTCAGAATTGACTTTAGAGGATGCGGTGATTCTGACGACTATGAGGACGAAACATTGGGTCGGACTCTTGATCTGGACGTTGCTGACATACAAGCCTCAGCTTCGTACCTCACTGATGGTTCCAAAAATGCTTTGGGGATcgattttgaaattgctGCTATTGTAGCTCATTCCAGAGGTGGCGTTGCTATGTTCCTTTGGGCCATGCAACAAGAtgagctcttgaaatcaGAGCCAAGCAAGGCTATCTATGTTCCAAATTTGGTCAATATGTCTTCCAGATTCGAGTCAAAAACCGTTTACGATAGGTACCCCAATGATCAAGACGACCCTTGGGAATATTTGTATCAGACAGGTCTTCGTTACGGCAAATGGGAAAAATATAAGATTCCCAGAAACGAGATTGATGAACTTTCCAAACCTGACTTGACGAAATTGAGAGACCTCTCGCCAAAATGGGCGGTTTTGAGTGTTTACGGAATGGATGATGATATTATCCCAAAGGTGGACAGCGCACATTACGCTAATCATCTCAATCGTGGTCCATACTCTCATGAACTTCAGTTGATTCCAGGAGCTGACCACAACTTCTACGGAACCGAACCGATcgaagatgaggatgatgcTGAATTGAGGAACCCGCTTGGTTTACCACTCAATAAAAACAAActcgtcaatttcaacTACCTAGCTGCTGCCTATGTGCTCAGATTCCTCCAGCCTAAAGAGGAACTGACTAgattttttcatttgagCAAAGCAATCGACTATATTCCTCGATGGAAAGTGGTTGACGGAGTTGCGAATTTTAGAGATCTTGGCGGATGGCAGATCACGAAGCCACGCTACAGACAAGTCGCTCAAGATGGGAGTGTTTGGATTCGTCCCAATTATATATTCCGTTGTGCAAACACCAATCTTGTGACACCTATCGGAAAGGAAGCTCTTAGGGCATTGAATGTTAAAACTGTTTACGACCTTCGCTCAAATCAGGAGTGTAACAAAGACGGTGTCgctgagctcaaggatCAGGGTATCGACGTTATTTTTAATCCTGTGTTCGCCAATGAAGATGCGTCTCCTCAAGCGTTAGCCCTCAAAACTGCGAACTTGCTCACACACTGGGATACGTATGTGAACTTGTATGACAACATGCTTGAGGAAGGTTTCGAGTCCTTTAAAAAGATGTTTAGGCACATTTGTGATCATCCAGAAAAGCCTTTTGTATACCATTGCACAGCAGGTAAAGACAGAACAGGTGTCTTCGCAATGTTGGTTTTGAGATTCGTTGGGGTGGACAAACATACCATAGCTAGGGAGTATGATTTGACGACCCATGGCTTGAAACCTGATCACCCACGTATTGCCAAAGCTTTCCAAAATGGCCTCGAAAGGTTTAAGgcaaaaatcaatttgaaggatCTTGAGGCATTGGTAAGTCGTGGCCGTGAAGGATGGACCTTAGAGAAAGATGGCTTGGAGAACctcttgagctcaagaTATGAGGCAATGCTTGCTACCATTGACTTGCTTGACGAAAAGTACGGAGGCGTTGTCAGCTATATGAAAGATGTGCTTGGTTTCAGTGATTCTGATTTGAGGAAAATCTATGATAATTTAGTGACCCGGGCATCGAGCAGGTCGAACCTTGACGCCAAATTTTAA
- a CDS encoding EAP30/Vps36 family vacuolar-sorting protein codes for MSRLTPDRDAFSRLGESLTQKHSDELSAQLSVFQSVLVNFALEHGESIQTNSEFQAKFTQICHSIGVDPLELLLISESRSKKKPNLYCGLAIRIVEICQETSDINGGLISMKELRSRLQQESNVPLQVSESDIMKALTTLIDLGEGLELLTINKKRWIRHFTAAGKNGISSDQQKVYALCEFMGGFVSYRLLRDNYGWDSVRSKTVIDEMIMEGFLWIDSQGEEGWTFWEPSWISK; via the coding sequence ATGTCCCGCTTGACCCCTGACAGAGATGCCTTCTCTAGATTGGGTGAAAGCCTCACTCAAAAGCACTCCGATGAGCTTTCAGCTCAGCTATCAGTTTTCCAGTCCGTGCTAGTTAATTTTGCTTTAGAACATGGGGAGAGTATTCAAACCAATAGTGAATTTCAGGCTAAGTTCACTCAGATATGCCATCTGATAGGTGTTGATCCTTTGGAATTacttttgatttctgagTCCaggctgaagaaaaagccaaattTGTATTGCGGGTTGGCTATCAGGATAGTGGAGATCTGCCAAGAAACTAGCGATATCAATGGCGGATTGATATCCATGAAAGAGCTAAGGTCCAGACTACAGCAGGAACTGAACGTGCCTCTTCAGGTATCTGAAAGTGATATTATGAAAGCCTTAACAACTCTCATTGACTTAGGGGAAGGTCTCGAGTTATTAACAATCAATAAAAAGAGGTGGATAAGACATTTTACCGCTGCCGGCAAGAATGGTATCTCTTCAGATCAGCAAAAGGTTTACGCCTTGTGTGAATTCATGGGTGGGTTCGTATCCTATAGGCTTCTACGTGATAATTACGGATGGGATAGTGTGCGTCTGAAAACCGTGATAGATGAAATGATCATGGAAGGTTTTTTGTGGATCGACTCTCAAGGTGAAGAGGGGTGGACATTTTGGGAACCCTCGTGGATCTCAAAGTAA
- a CDS encoding tRNA pseudouridine synthase: MARTSKNFSSLADNSYETWSKEDLIQRIQSLESTKPKSPVKSNPDKKGKKVFDFAKISTRFIALRFAYMGWNFNGLSFQYDPTPLPTVEEVILDAMVKAKLIESSDPSSCGFSRCGRTDKGVSALNQVIALNVRSNLDIKDQADISKDDRELPYVTILNALLPLNIRITEVCLRPPEGFDARFSCLYRHYKYVFSGEHLDVAAMKVAAKLYEGTHDFRNFCKIDGSKQITNHERLIHSADIISVNEKFYAFDLKGSAFLWHQVRCMVAILFLVGQGHEKPSIVSDLLNVEKYPSRPLYEMAHDIPLVLYDCVFPEMEWLSPATNFGESQQIKMQKECKRFNGLKLDYQLKAQIVSMMDQVFAKKLPSQKSNYVNLGDGVGRAFKNYTPLSQRPLGETVEHQNLKFLEKKKRKLEK; the protein is encoded by the coding sequence ATGGCCAGAACATCGAAAAACTTTTCACTGCTTGCCGATAACAGCTACGAGACATGgtcaaaagaagatctcaTACAAAGGATACAGCTGCTTGAGAGTACCAAGCCCAAGTCACCTGTGAAGAGTAACCCAGATaagaaaggaaagaaagtgTTCGACTTTGCTAAGATCAGCACTAGATTCATAGCTCTTCGTTTCGCATATATGGGCTGGAATTTCAATGGGCTAAGCTTTCAGTATGACCCAACCCCATTGCCGactgtggaggaggtgatTCTAGATGCCATGGTGAAAGCGAAGCTAATTGAGTCCTCAGACCCTTCATCTTGTGGTTTCAGCAGATGCGGTCGCACCGATAAAGGTGTAAGTGCTTTGAACCAGGTTATTGCGTTAAATGTGCGCTCGAATCTTGACATCAAGGACCAAGCAGATATCTCGAAGGACGATCGGGAGCTACCATATGTCACGATCTTGAATGCCCTACTTCCTCTTAATATACGAATAACTGAAGTTTGCCTAAGGCCTCCGGAAGGATTCGACGCTAGATTCAGTTGTCTCTATAGACATTACAAATATGTGTTTTCTGGCGAGCACCTAGATGTGGCGGCTATGAAGGTAGCAGCAAAACTATACGAGGGAACACACGATTTCCGcaacttttgcaaaataGATGGGTCGAAGCAGATCACAAATCACGAACGTCTTATTCACTCGGCAGACATCATCTCTGTTAATGAAAAATTTTATGCATTTGACTTGAAGGGCTCTGCGTTCCTTTGGCATCAAGTCCGTTGTATGGTTGCGATTCTTTTCCTTGTTGGCCAGGGTCATGAGAAGCCTTCCATTGTTCTGGATTTGTTGAATGTGGAAAAGTACCCTAGTAGACCATTGTATGAAATGGCACACGATATTCCGCTTGTGTTATATGACTGCGTTTTCCCAGAGATGGAGTGGCTATCGCCTGCCACAAATTTTGGGGAACTGCAACAAATCAAGAtgcaaaaagaatgcaaaagGTTCAATGGTCTCAAGCTAGATTATCAACTCAAAGCACAAATTGTGTCGATGATGGATCAAGTCTTCGCAAAAAAGTTGCCTTCACAGAAGAGCAATTATGTTAATCTTGGGGATGGAGTCGGGAGAGCATTTAAGAACTATACTCCTCTCAGCCAGCGACCTTTAGGAGAGACGGTCGAACATCAAAACCtcaaatttcttgaaaagaaaaagagaaagctcGAAAAATGA